The stretch of DNA AATCCTTCTCTCCGCTTTCTCTGGCTTCTTATGGCACAGTCCATCTTGTGACGCAGGGTCAAAACTCACCGCTGACGCGCCAGGTTGTGGATCGATGAGCGCGGAAGTAGACTTCCTGTGAATTCAGGAAGTTCTGAGGCGAGAGAGATTTTGTCATCTGGCAAAGTGAACATTCGACCGGCACGATTGTCCGTGTCAGGATTGTCAGCGTCAAATTGACAGTCGAATGATTACTGAGGCATGACGTCAATCTGGTCTCAGGAGATAAGCCAGAATTGAATGGTTTCAATTCGCCTTATGACATCCTGTTTGAAGCGTATCAATTAAGAGATCAAGTCGATGATGAAACATGTTTTGTCGGCCATGGTGATGAATCAGCCAGGCGTTCTGGCCCATATTTCCGGGATGCTGGCTTCCCGTGCATTCAATATTGAAAGTCTGGCTGTCGGAGAGACGGAAAGGCCAGATTTTTCCCGGATCACGTTTGTTGTGGCAGGCGACAATAAAGTTGTCGATCAGGTCCGTAAGCAGCTCGAAAAGATTGTCACCGTGGTCAAGGTGATGGATTACCGCGATCAGGACATTCTTGAGCGGGATCTCATGCTGTTGAAGGTCTCGACGGTTGAAAGTGGACTTTCCAAAGTCAAAGAACTGGCGGAAATCTTCCGCGCAAAGATCGTCGATGTGGGCCAAAGCCACGTCATGATCGAACTCTCCGGGCCGGAACGCAAAATCGACGCTTTTATCGATCTGATGCGACCATTTGGCATCCTCGAACTGGTGCGTACCGGACGGATTGCACTGGCTCGGGAAGTGTCATTGTCTGTCGAGGATGCTCTGAAGCCTCCGACCCCTTACGATACTTCCGAAGTCGAAATCGAAGTCTAAGCCGAATGGATGTGGGGTCACATTTTCTGGTGAAACGATTCCCCTGTCATGAGTTCGACTTCACGGGAATTGACGGCGATCAGCGAACTTCTGGCACCTTTTCTTGCAATTGGTGCCCACTCTGCTGAAAATCTGCGGGAATTGATTAAACTCTCGCCTTACGGATCGATTCTCGAAAGGTTCTAGCACCTTGGCGGGCATCGCTGGTTTGTTCTGTCTGTTAATCAACTCTGTCAGTTAATCAACAGAGCGAGACTTGTTGCTTTTTGACACTCTACGAAAGAATCACAGCACCATGGCAGCTAAGGTTTATTATGACGACGACGCTGATCTCTCTTTGTTAAAAGGGAAAACCATTGCAATTCTGGGTTACGGTAGCCAGGGGCATGCCCAGGCCCAGAACCTGCGTGACAGCGGTTTGAATGTTGTCGTCGGTCAGCGTCCTGGCAGTAAAAACTACGACCTTGCTGTCAGCCATGGTTTCAAGCCCCTGTCGATTGCTGAAGCGGTCAAGCAGGCAGATCTTGTCAATATCCTCCTCCCGGATGAAGTGCAGGGGGATACTTACAAGTCGGAAATTCTGCCAAATCTCAAGCCCAATGCTCTTCTGCTCTGCTCACATGGTTTCAACTTGCACTTCGGCCAGATTGTACCGCCGGCTGGTGTTGATGCCGCTCTGGTGGCTCCTAAAGGGCCGGGACATCTTGTCCGTAGCGAATACGAAAAGGGCGGTGGAGTCCCATCACTCATCGCCTTGTGGCCTGGTGCTTCGGATAACAGCCGTAAACTGGCATTGGCTTACGCCAAGGGGATTGGTGGAACACGCGGCGGTGTGATTGAAACCACCTTTGCCGAAGAAACCGAAACCGATCTCTTCGGTGAGCAGGTCGTTCTTTGCGGCGGCGTCAGTGCTTTGATCAAGGCGGCATTCGAAGTTCTGGTTGAGGCTGGCTATCAGCCCGAAATGGCTTATTTCGAGTGTATGCACGAGATGAAACTGATTGTCGACCTGTTCTATCAGGGCGGTCTGAACTACATGCGATACAGTGTTTCCAACACTGCCGAGTATGGTGATTACACCCGTGGCCCAAGAATTATCACTGCTGAAACCAAGCAGGAAATGAAGAAGATTCTGGGTGAGATTCAATCGGGTCAGTTCGCTCGTGACTGGCTGCTCGAAAACCGCGTGAATCAGGCCAGCTTCAAGGCTGTCCGCCGTCGTGAACGCGAACATCAGATTGAGAAGGTTGGCCGCGATCTTCGCAAAATGATGAAGTGGATCAATGCGAAAGAGTTTTAAGCCGTAAACATCGAAAGCGCCGATTCCCAGGAATCTCTCGCTTTGACAATCATCGACCCCGGTTGTGCTCGCTGCAACCGGGGTCGATTTTTTGCCAGAGGAGTTGCAAAGCGGATTCTCCTATTCGGCAAATCGCTCCATGGCGAGTTCAAAGTGATGTCTGGCGGAGCGACCGCTGATGGTCGTACGGCTGATCAGTTCCCGGGCAATCTCCTCCACGGCCAGCCATGGGCCTACCTGGGAAAGAATATGCTCGACCTTATTGAGCAGCCGCTGTTCCAGACGTTCGACTTGCCTGATGTTGGTCGCCCGCATACTCGAAAAATGTCTGACTTGCCTTAAATCACTCACGGCGCCTTCCCAGCGATAATCGCCTCGATACCTTGCTTCAGCCGCGACACCCGCCAGGAGAATCAGTATCTCTCCTTCCAGCACATCTTTGCTGGGCTTGAAATTTCCTTTGTTCAGCCGGCATTGACCCAATCGCAAGCTGTTAGGCTCGATGGTCACTTCGTGAACAGGTCTGCCCAGAAAAAGTGCGACCACCGCATGCCCCGCTTCGTGGTAAGCGGTCGCAGTCAATTCGGTCTGTGGGAGAGGTGCGGAGTCCATAAGGGGTTCAATAACCCGAGGAATGAATACTATGGAAGATCGACAGCTGGTGCTGTGAAATTATCGGATTGTGAAACCATGGGGTTGGCAATCGAATAACCGTCGCTTAGAAAATGAGGTTTTGTCGGCTGATTCTGGAAAGGTTGAGTGAACCTGCCGGGGATCTCCTGGATTTTGTGTTGCTCAATCGTTGATTCTCCCGTCATGCGGAGGCTGTCCGGCAAGGCTTCGGGATGGTCGGTTGTTCTTTGAATCTGTGCACCGAGTTGTCGCAGCTTTTCGTCGTGCTTTTCATAGCCACGATCCAGATGATACACACGACGAATGACGGATTCGCCCTCTGCAGCCAGAGCGGCAATCACGAGGGCAGCACTGGCTCTTAAGTCGGAAGCCATCACATTGGTACCACTCAAATGTGCGGGCCCGGCAATAATGGCACTCGCCCCTTCCCGGCGAACTTGTGCCCCCATTCGTAACAATTCAGGCACATGCATAAACCGGTCGGGGAATACTTTGTCAGTAATAATGCTGATCCCCGGGACAAGGCAAAGCAGGGCTGTGAGTTGTGCCTGAAGATCGGTCGGTACTCCAGGATAAGGCAATGCGGTGCAATCAGCCGGATTCAAGTGGGCGGCACCTGAAACATGCAGGCCTGTCCGACCATCGCTCGTTGAGGAGGGTTCAATTGAGACTCCAATCTGACGCAGGATGTCGATCACTGCCGAAAGGTGACGCGGCTGGGCATCTTCAATCAAGACATCGCCGCAAGTGGCTGCGGCAGCAATCATCATCGTGCCAGCTTCGATCCGATCGGGAATGACGGCATGCTCCACGCCATGCAACTCGTCAACACCTTCAATCTCGATGACGGGTGTGCCGTGCCCGGTGATGCGGGCCCCGGCGGCATTCAGAAAGTTTCCCAGATCGACGATTTCCGGCTCACAGGCTGCTGCCGAGATTCGAGTCATCCCTCGTGCCAGGCTTGCGGCTGTCATGATGTTTGCAGTCCCTGTGACCGTGCTGCCAAATGGGCCACCCAGGTAAATCTCTGCGCCATGCAGCCGTGTGGCGTCGGCGTGAACGTAGCCTCTTTCAATACGAATCCGAGCTCCCAGTGCCACCAATCCTTTGAGATGCAGGTCGATTGGTCTGTGACCAATATTGCACCCGCCGGGAAGTGAAACAACGGCTTTTCCCCAGCGTGCCAGAAGAGGGCCCAGGACACAGACGCTGGCTCGCATTCGCCTGACCAGATCGTAATCGGCAATACCGGTTGTTGCCTGGGGAGGGGTAATGGCCAATTCACCTGTCGAGAGATCCCGGGTGACAACAGCTCCCAATGATTCGAGTACTTGTGTTAATGTCGAGACATCAGCCAGTTGAGGAACACGCCGCAATTGTGATAAACCACTGACGGCAATCGATGCTGCCATAATCGGGAGAGAGGCGTTCTTGGCGCCAGCGAGGCGGACATTGCCGGCCAGTGGGATGCCTCCCCGAATAATCAGCATGTCCATCCATGGACTCCTCTGGATTTCAATCTGGTAAGTCAATGGCTTACCTTGGCCCGCATGATCTTAACGTGAGTTCAACATGACAAACAATTGTTGGCAATGTCAGTTTTCGGGAGAGTCTTGCCTTTGATCGAGACTAGAGCTTTGAGCTTCGAGATTAATTGAAGCATACCGAATCGCTGGAAGGCGCTGGATGTGGATTTGCTGGAAGAATTCCTTCGATAATCTGTGGGATCAAGCTGGCAAACCAGGTGACGTTTAACCCAAGTCGATCATCGTACATCGGGTCTCGATTGGAAACATCTAACGTGGCGGCATGAATTCCCAACAGGCACCAGCGCTCCTCAAATTGACCAGCGACCGGGGTGGGTCTGAGCAGTTTCGTCACCACAGGAGATCCACTTGTGCCGCGATGTGTCCGCGCATCGGTCACAAAATAAGGGTTGCCCTTAAACGGTCTCGAAAAGTCGCTGGCGACCACGGCCTGCCGGACAAGTGGCAAGTTATTTAATGTATCGTGGAATCCGAGAGGAAAACCGGTGATGAGCACTTGTTGACCAGGTGGTAATGTTTCCTCAGGGCCCAGAATATCTGACGCTCCAAAACTGGAAATCACATAGTTCTGTTTAAGCAGTTTACCAGGTAACGGGACAGCTACGACATCAATATCGTTCACTGGACGGGGATACGCTTTCCAGAGAGGCACGCCCTGCTTGTAGAGCTGAATTTCCAGGGGCCCGCTTTTCGTGAGATCGTCCTTAACCGTGTGCAACTGAAGTTTGAGAGTGTCAGGCCGATGCCCGGCCATTTCATCGACGCAAACATGCCGATTCGTGATGAGATAAAGCTCGGATTGCCATTCGAAAAAGAAACCGCTGGCATTTGTCAATAATTGGCCTTGGCCATAGGTTTCGACTTTGGCAACTCGCAAGAACAGTTCAGGAACCAGCATCCAGTCTCCTTGGTAACTCATAGCCATGAGTTCGAGTGATTGTGGCCATGGTTGACTTACGAGCAGACTTTCAAAGTGTGCCCATCATGCAGGTTTGATGCAGTCGGCCAGGATAGCAACTAGTATCATGGCAGATTCCGAGTGTTTTCGCACCTCTGGAGTCATCAGATGGTGCCGCCATAGAAATGCCTGGTGACGAATCGTCGCTCATACAGGATGGTGACTCAGCGTGTCATTCTCTGGTGTGATCAGGTTGCTCGACCTCACAGGAAGATCTACTATGAAAGAGATCGATCTGTTCGGGGAAATAGAACAACTCCTGCACCAGAGCCTGAGTGGCTGCCCGTGGATGCGGGAAGAGCATCAGTCCTGATTAAAGACCCAGTCGCCTCGCACCTTCATGACAATCTTGCGAACGGGACTGGGTTCATTAACCGCCAGTCCGGGAGCATGAATATCCTGCGGGAAAAAGATGAGAAACATCCCGGCTGATGCGACAAATCGCTGTGTTCCCGGATGGTAAAAGACGACATCTCGCTCATCTGAGTAGGGTGTGCGAATGGTGAGATTGTCGGAAGTACGTGCGAGTCCAAACGCTTCTTCTCCACGGACGATGTACTGGACATCGACATACTTTCGATGAGATTCCCAGACAGCCTCCGTCGGCTGTTTCGTCTGATACTCCTCAACAATGGCAATCAGAGCATCCGAATCGAGCCGATGTTTTCCCGTTGGTAACTCATGGGCCGCCGGCGAGGCGAGGAATTGCAAGGCTCTGGTAATGGCCGGGTGGCAATGAGAGTAAAAGTGCTGATTCGCGAGTTCGTCGATGATCACTGTTTACACTGATCCCTGATTGGGGCCATGATGCCTGAAGAGGTAATCCCTCTGCGAATTTGTCGTTTCACGACAGTTCAGAGCCCTGAGCTATTCTTTCTGCAGGTCACTGCCGCGCAGGGATTTAACAAAATCTTGAACTGTGATTCTGAGAATTGACTGCAGTCGATAGGTTTCGCTGTTCCGAGAAATGCCACGGTTCCTGGCGACATCGATCAGCAAAGCACTCAGAAGCAATGCGGCGGCCAAAAGGAAAGTCGTAAGTATTGCTCGAACCATGATGATCAAAGAATTTCTGGTCAGATCATCGTTCAGGATGACCGTAATCCATAGGAAGCATGAGTACTGAACGCTTCATCAAGAACATTCATGAAATCGGTTGAACGACCTCTGGGGTTTGTGCCACAACGTTATCGTGCAGTTTTCTCAGCCCGGTGATCAGTGACTGAATTTCTTCGGCCGTGAAATTCTCGACGGCCATGGCCCGGACATCGAGGACACAATCGACAATCTTTTCCCAGATAGGCTCTGCGGCAGGGAGCAGTCGAATGATCTTTTTGCGGCGATCGCCATAAGCTTCTGTCCGCTCGATGAGTTTCGCCTGCTCCATTCGATCCAGAATTCGAACCAGTGTAGGAGGTTCAATCATCATGCGTTCGGCCAGTTCTGTCTGGCACAGTTCCTTGTCTTTCGCCAGCCAGCCAATCACATGGGACTGACGATAGGTGATGCCGTACTTTTCGAGTTCTGCATTCAGTGCTCTCTGGTAACTCTGTGTGGCTGTCCCTAACCAATACCCCACGCTGCTTTCGAAATCATACTGTCTCAAGATGGGCCCAATTTGAAAGGAGGAGACGAAAAGATGAGGTGTCGGAAAAACAGACAAGGTGTCGAACGGTGAGCAAGCGAACGATGTTTGCTGAATGGTCGTCAAATCGCTAGTTAATGATTGGACTTCGCCTGAGAACGATTTGCAAGAGCATTTAATTGCTGATAAGACTGACAACGTTGTTATGTCCAGAATTTGATTTGATTCAGATTATCCAACTTTTGGCCCCGCACAATCAATGAATTCACAGAAAATACACGGTATCGGATTGGTGAAGACGCGAAGGTTTCAAGCACGATGCTGGACTTTGTAGACGGCGGCAAAGCTAGCAAGTTGTTCCGTCGACTGAATGAAAACAACGACGTTTTATTAGTGAACAAAATATTCGTTTCGATATAACTCCTTAAATATGCTTGTTGTATCAACGACGTGCGGTGCTGTTGATCGTGCATCCACGAAGTTGGGTGCTGGCGTTAATCGGGCCAAGGGGAGTTGCTCAAAACGTGTGCCCATGGCAGGATGCTCGAACAGCCGGATACTATCTGAATCAAACAGTGCCTCGTATCAACCTTTCTGGCGATAAGCCGTCCTGAAGGAAGAGAAATGACTGGTCAGTCGACGACGACACCTCAAGCAACCGTGGTGATTTTTGGTGCCTCCGGCGACCTGACAGCACGCAAGCTTCTGCCTGCTCTGTACGACCTCTGGAACGATGGGTATCTCAGCGATACGTCACCAATTGTGGGGGTGGCCCGTCGCGAAAAATCGCATGAAGAATTTCGCAACGAGATCTTCGAAGCCATTCAATCCTCGGTGCGTGATGGAAAGATTCCTGCTGAAAAGTGGGCCAGTTTCTCAGCACGGCTTTATTACCGACAGACCGATATTTCGGATGGCAACGAGTATGCGGGTCTGGATGAGGATCTGAAAGCTCTTGAGGCTCAAGCCGGTCACGGTGCCAACAGAGTGATTTATATGGCGACATCGCCGGACCTGTTTTTACCGGCTGTGGAGCATCTGTCACTCGCGGGAATGATCCCGGATCGCGACGACGAGCGCTGGTTGCGCGTCGTTTTTGAAAAGCCATTCGGGCACGATCTCGAATCGGCCCAGCAGCTCAGTGCCAATCTGAAGCGTTTGCTGCGCGAAGATCAGATTTATCGAATTGACCATTATCTGGGCAAAGAAACTGTCCAGAACATCCTGCTGTTCCGATTTGGAAACTCGATTTTTGAACCACTGCTCAATCGCAGCCATGTGGAACATGTGCAGATTACGGTGGCCGAATCACAAGGCATGGAACGAGGTCGCGGCGGTTACTACGACAAATCGGGTGCCTTGCGTGATGTTCTGCAGAACCATGTGCTGCAACTCCTTTGCCTGATTGGTATGGAGCCACCCGCTCGCTTTCTGGCTTCCGACCTGCATGACGAAAAACTGAAAGTCCTGAAATGTTTAAGGCCTGGTACCAAAGGGGATATTTCGTCGTGGGTTGTTCCCGGCCAATACTCCACAGGGATGGTCGATGGTCAGACCGCCATCAGTTATCTCTCGGAGGATCGCATCGCGCCCGATTCCCGCACCGAAACCTACGTCGCCATGAAAGTGGAAATCGACAACTGGCGCTGGGCCGGTGTCCCGTTCTATTTGCGAACCGGCAAAAGGCTTCCCAAACGAGTTTCCGAGATTGCCATTCAATTCAAACTTCCACCGCTAAACCTCTTCAGCACGGTGGAATGTGAAGGGGATATCTGTGACCTCGTGGGGGCTCGTCCGAACACATTGATCTTCCGCATTCAGCCCAGTGAATCGATTTCGCTGAGATTCTCGACCAAGCAACCCGGTATGCAGTACCAGATTCATCCCGTGAAGATGGATTTCAAATACGAAGAGGCCTTCACTCAGGCACTGCCAGAGGCCTACGAGCGGCTCTTGCTGGAAGTTCTCCGCGGAGATTCCACACTCTTCATGCGCAGTGACGAGCTGGAAGCCGCCTGGCAATTTGTGGATCCGGTCCTGAATTTCTGGGAAAAGAAAACCGTGGTTCCCGAACCTTATCGAGCAGGTTCGTGGGGGCCGCGTGAAGCCGATGAACTGCTTTGGGAGTCTGGCCATCGCTGGCGAACACCGGGAGAATCTGGCCCTTCGGGTGAACTGAAACCTGCGACGTAATCCGAGTTCGATCAGGCGAAGCCACACCCGGGTTTGAATTCATCCCTTTGCAAATTCTCATGTCGCAGGAAATCGAATGGCACCGTCCGCCTCAGTGAATCGCACACTGCTGGGGTGGCTTGCCATAGGCATACTGGGGACGGCGATCTTTCTGATTCTGACAGATCGCGAGCAGGCGGATGGCCTGGGGGGAATCTTGATCCGTATCGGGATCGTCGTCGGTGCCTTTTGGCTCCTCGGTCCGAAACAGTGGAATCTCAGTCTGCGGTCGAAATTCTCGTGGTGGCTGATCGGTGGCATGACACTAGCCATCGTCATCATGTCCCGCGTTCGCATTCCACTGGTTTATTTTGTGTTAGCGGCCACTCTGTTCGTGGGCCTCTTGTGGTTTGCTCGACCCAAAAAGAAAGCACCCTAAGGTCGTTCTGCCAATCAACAGAAGCGCAGACTTCAGACCTCGTCACATTGATTGACCAGCACTGCATGACTCATGAACTGACCGTGAGTTACCCGGATCAGAAATCACTCTCCATGGATGAATGCCTTCCACGAACGATACTTGGAAGAATCCAGGTGTTGCTGCATGGTCGGGCTGCGAGATGGCTTGGAGGGAGTTGACATCAGCTTCATGCCGGCTTCGTGAGGAGTGCGACCACCTTTGCGAACATTGCAATCCAGGCATGAGCAGACAATGTTTTCCCAAGAGGTGGGCCCGCCTCGACTTTTCGGCATCACATGGTCGAGACTGAGTTTGTGCAGGCTGAACTTCTTGCCGCAATATTGGCAGCGATTCTCATCTCTTAGGAAGATGTTGCGACGGTTGAATTTGACGGCATTGCGAGGCATGCGATCGTAAGACAACAGACGAATGATTTTCGGAACTTGAATCGCAAAGCTGACCGATTGCACCCAGTCCGCATCCTCTTCGTAATCTCCCAAAGAGGCCTTGATCTGGCTGATTTCCAGCCACTGTCCAAAATCAAGGGATTGGTAGGAACGTTCTTCTACGGAAATAACCTCTGCCAGTTCTTTCGCCAGCAGGCAAAAGGCACGCTTGGCGGAAATCACCTGCACGGCAGCGTAATGGCGATTTAATGCCAGGACGCTCGCATGCAGACCTGTCGTTCGACCCGCAATCATCGCGACTCGATTCCTTTCCTGCTCCGGGCTGGATCATCCATCACATCGGTGCCTCGACAAGAACACGAACTGTGAATCAAGACCCGTCACATACTAACCACAAGCAATCAGTACAGATTTCAGAGAGTCGTCATCCACAATCATTTTGCGAATTGTAACCGTCAAAAAATCTTGGGGCAATTCCCTAGTTTCGATCAGAACAATTCTGCTCCCAGTGGTCACATGAATTTCACTTCATTTTGATGTTTTCTTTGGGCTGACTGGAACTCGTCAGTCGAGCTGAGCTGAACCTGCGAAAACGACACACTTCCCCAAAGCCAACAGGTTCGAGTGAAATCTTCTTTGTTTGCGGATCCCTGCCAGAGTCTAATGCCATTTGTCAGGTTCGCAGTTCTCCCGGGAAAAGACTCATCTCTATAGGAGGAAGTCTGTTTTCCCCATAGATTTGCTGGTGCGTCCATCGGCAAGATGGCGTTTCAGAAAAGATAGGAACATCACATGAAGGTCGGAATTGTCGGTTGTGGTATGGTCGGTTCCTCCGCCGCTTTTGCCATGATCATGAGTGGTATTGGCCGGGAGATTGTGCTCGTCGATCGCAATACGGCACGAGCCGAAGCGGAAGCCGACGATCTTTTTCATGCTGTCCCTTTTGCGCATAACTTGCGCGTGAAGGCGGGCGGGTACTCAGATCTGGCCAATGCGAGTGTCGTGGTACTCACAGCAGGTGTTAATCAGAAACCAGGGGAAACTCGTCTCGAACTCCTGGGCCGCAATAAAGCGGTCTTCGAAGAGATTGTTCCTCAGGTTCTCAAGTATGCGCCGGGTGCCATGATTGTGGTGGCGTCAAATCCTGTCGATGTCATGACACACCTCACAGCGAATATCGCCATGCGCTACGGCATGTCTTCGAATCGAGTCATTGGCTCGGGAACCATGCTGGATACCGCGCGGTTCCGCACACTGGTGGGAGAAGCCCTGCAGGTCGACTCTCACCATGTCCATGCCTATGTGATTGGTGAGCATGGCGATTCCGAAGTTTTGACATGGTCGCTGGCCACAGTCGCCGGGCTGCACCTCGATGAATACTGCCATTCTCTGGGAATCTGTCTGCATGAGCATCAGAAGCAGATCATCGATGACCGGGTGCGTGGTGCTGCATATCGCATCATTCAGGGAAAAGGCTCGACGTACTACGGGATCGGTTCAGCTCTGGCTCGACTGGTGAAAACCATTCTGAATGACCATCGAGCCGTGTTGACAGTTTGTGCCCGCGAGAAGCTGGTCGAAGGTGTCGAGGACGTCACACTCTCGATGCCCCGGATTGTGGGTGGCTCTGGTGTCCAATCGACAATTCCATTGCACCTGGCTCCCGAGGAGCATCAGGGGTTGCGAAAAAGCGCTCTCGTATTGAAAGAAGCCATCAGTTCGATTGAAACGTAATGCGGGCAGTCGCAACTTGATTTGGAGTTTTTGAGGAGGGGAACCGGGCTCGGACAGGCAGAATCTGCCGACGCCTCAATAGATGGAGGATGTCGGAGGACTTCGAGCAGTACTTGTTCAAAAAATGGAATGTCAGTGGATTAACTTTCGTGGCTTCGCCAGTCGATATAATCGTTAATCTCGCCCTCCATTCATCTGAATTGTTCGTGCCAATTGCCGCCAGTTCAGCCTGCCTGCCCCTCTTCACAAATTGAACTCCTCCCAATGTTTGCTCAGCAAATATTCTTGCCAGAGGTTCAGCGAAGACGTGAGAGCCATCGTTTGGGTTTGAATTCAACTGCCCGATTTCAGCGAACTTTGACTTCCACAAAAGTGGTTCTGGTTGCGGGGCTGATGATGGCCTGGAGTATCTGTCTGGCCGTAAGCTCGGCTTTCGCCCAACATTCTCAGGCACCGGTTTACTTTGAGCCGGAGTTGCTGGCGCAGAGCAATCAGGGTTTTCTGAAGCTTCCTGACGAACTGCTTTCTGCTCCTGCTGTCGAAGAAACGGATTCGACAAATGATCAATTGTTGGAGGATCTTCGTCTGCTGCGACAACGTCTAGACATTATTGAGGATGAATTGGCAGCCGAAAGAGCCCAGCAGAAGAAGTCTGAATTCACAGCCAAAGTCGCCAAAGAAAAACGTCCCTCCATCGACTGGACAGCCCAGCTTCAGGTCGACACGGTTTTCTCAGATCAATCCGAGGAAAATCGACTCGCTGTGGGTGACGCACCCAACGGTACCGATTTTCGCCGAGCCCGGCTGGGAGCCGTCGGACGATATCAGGAATTTTACGAGTATCGCATCGAAATGGATTTTGCTCTCCCCGGCAGACCATCATTTCTGGATGTCTGGGTGGGGCATCATAATGTGAAATACTTTGGAACCATCCGTGTCGGGCATTTCTTTGAACCCGTTAGTCTAGAAAGGCTCTCGGCCAATCGGTTCAGCACATTTATGGAGCGAGGACTGGCCGATGCGATTGTTCCTGCGCGTAACACAGGGATTGCTGTCCATAATGCGACAGAATCTCAACGTCTGATGTGGCAGTATGGCTTTTTTAAGTCAGGCAGCGACAACTACGGCGATGACACCGGCGACTCTCCCGACTGGGCTTTCTCTCATCGTATCGTGTGGGCACCGGGGCTGGATAAAGCCAACACACGTTACCTGAATCACTTTGGTTTTGCTCATAGCATCCGGCGGCCGGATGATCGTCTTTACAGCATTGCCTCGACACCAGAAATCCGTATGTCAGAAACTGGCGGGGCAAGCATTCCGAACTTTGTGAACACGGGAAACATCCCTGCCAGTACCGTCGATTTGATCAATTTTGAAATGGCCTTCGTGCGTGGGCCGCTGTCATTTCAGACCGAATACAATTATGCGCAGGTCGATCAGATCAATGGGCCGCGTGTGAATTTCCACGGAGCTTATGCATTTGTGAGCTGGTTCATAACTGGTGAGCATCGACCCTACGCCGTCGCCCAGAATGAAAACTCCAGACCGATCGGCATGTTTGGTCGCCCGATTCCTTTCACAAATGTCTTGCCGGCTCCGGGATCGACAGAGACACCTTCGGGGCCGGGTGCCTGGGAATTGGCTGCTCGCTGGTCCTGGCTTGATCTGAATGACCAGAATATCCAGGGAGGTAATCTCCATGACCTCACTTTTGGGGTGAACTGGTATCTGAACCCTTACACGAAGGTGCAGTTCAACTACATCCACCCAATCCTCTACAAACAGAATTTCGGTACCAGCACTGCCAATTTTGTCGGCATGCGTGTGAACTGGGACTTTTAAACTGGGGTTCAGATTCACGTCGAACAAGCGAGCAACTTCTCGGCATGCCCGGGCTAGTGATGTTCCGGTCTGCTCGAAAGCCGAACTCGTGCGCAGTGGTATTGGGGATCACGGGGATTCAGGAACACGGATGACCCCGAAACTCTTCGAAATCGACAGATTGCAATTATCCCTCAATCTCCTTTGTCTCACGTGATCAATCACAGAGGGTCTCGTCGGCTCTGGCCGCAATTTCTGCCGATGAATCTGTATGTCCAGGTTTCCAAGAATGCAGATTCATAGTTTCCAGGGGAGTCTGGCGGGCGATTCTTTCGCCGTCAGGGCCAATATGCTGAGGTTCCGCCTGAGTACCAGCT from Planctopirus ephydatiae encodes:
- the ilvN gene encoding acetolactate synthase small subunit; its protein translation is MKHVLSAMVMNQPGVLAHISGMLASRAFNIESLAVGETERPDFSRITFVVAGDNKVVDQVRKQLEKIVTVVKVMDYRDQDILERDLMLLKVSTVESGLSKVKELAEIFRAKIVDVGQSHVMIELSGPERKIDAFIDLMRPFGILELVRTGRIALAREVSLSVEDALKPPTPYDTSEVEIEV
- the ilvC gene encoding ketol-acid reductoisomerase is translated as MAAKVYYDDDADLSLLKGKTIAILGYGSQGHAQAQNLRDSGLNVVVGQRPGSKNYDLAVSHGFKPLSIAEAVKQADLVNILLPDEVQGDTYKSEILPNLKPNALLLCSHGFNLHFGQIVPPAGVDAALVAPKGPGHLVRSEYEKGGGVPSLIALWPGASDNSRKLALAYAKGIGGTRGGVIETTFAEETETDLFGEQVVLCGGVSALIKAAFEVLVEAGYQPEMAYFECMHEMKLIVDLFYQGGLNYMRYSVSNTAEYGDYTRGPRIITAETKQEMKKILGEIQSGQFARDWLLENRVNQASFKAVRRREREHQIEKVGRDLRKMMKWINAKEF
- a CDS encoding M50 family metallopeptidase, coding for MDSAPLPQTELTATAYHEAGHAVVALFLGRPVHEVTIEPNSLRLGQCRLNKGNFKPSKDVLEGEILILLAGVAAEARYRGDYRWEGAVSDLRQVRHFSSMRATNIRQVERLEQRLLNKVEHILSQVGPWLAVEEIARELISRTTISGRSARHHFELAMERFAE
- the murA gene encoding UDP-N-acetylglucosamine 1-carboxyvinyltransferase, encoding MDMLIIRGGIPLAGNVRLAGAKNASLPIMAASIAVSGLSQLRRVPQLADVSTLTQVLESLGAVVTRDLSTGELAITPPQATTGIADYDLVRRMRASVCVLGPLLARWGKAVVSLPGGCNIGHRPIDLHLKGLVALGARIRIERGYVHADATRLHGAEIYLGGPFGSTVTGTANIMTAASLARGMTRISAAACEPEIVDLGNFLNAAGARITGHGTPVIEIEGVDELHGVEHAVIPDRIEAGTMMIAAAATCGDVLIEDAQPRHLSAVIDILRQIGVSIEPSSTSDGRTGLHVSGAAHLNPADCTALPYPGVPTDLQAQLTALLCLVPGISIITDKVFPDRFMHVPELLRMGAQVRREGASAIIAGPAHLSGTNVMASDLRASAALVIAALAAEGESVIRRVYHLDRGYEKHDEKLRQLGAQIQRTTDHPEALPDSLRMTGESTIEQHKIQEIPGRFTQPFQNQPTKPHFLSDGYSIANPMVSQSDNFTAPAVDLP
- a CDS encoding S1 family peptidase; the encoded protein is MLVPELFLRVAKVETYGQGQLLTNASGFFFEWQSELYLITNRHVCVDEMAGHRPDTLKLQLHTVKDDLTKSGPLEIQLYKQGVPLWKAYPRPVNDIDVVAVPLPGKLLKQNYVISSFGASDILGPEETLPPGQQVLITGFPLGFHDTLNNLPLVRQAVVASDFSRPFKGNPYFVTDARTHRGTSGSPVVTKLLRPTPVAGQFEERWCLLGIHAATLDVSNRDPMYDDRLGLNVTWFASLIPQIIEGILPANPHPAPSSDSVCFN
- a CDS encoding YhcH/YjgK/YiaL family protein, whose product is MIIDELANQHFYSHCHPAITRALQFLASPAAHELPTGKHRLDSDALIAIVEEYQTKQPTEAVWESHRKYVDVQYIVRGEEAFGLARTSDNLTIRTPYSDERDVVFYHPGTQRFVASAGMFLIFFPQDIHAPGLAVNEPSPVRKIVMKVRGDWVFNQD
- a CDS encoding MarR family winged helix-turn-helix transcriptional regulator produces the protein MRQYDFESSVGYWLGTATQSYQRALNAELEKYGITYRQSHVIGWLAKDKELCQTELAERMMIEPPTLVRILDRMEQAKLIERTEAYGDRRKKIIRLLPAAEPIWEKIVDCVLDVRAMAVENFTAEEIQSLITGLRKLHDNVVAQTPEVVQPIS